The Neurospora crassa OR74A linkage group I, whole genome shotgun sequence genome segment GGTACATTGATCCTCACAAATCATCCAAATGCCGGTTTATTCAGCCACCATTACTCCATGTTCATTCGCATAGCACGCATGAATCGGTCAATTACATTATAAGGCGGGTGACGTATTAATCAATTATAGGTGGCATAGGACATTGAACGCCCAAAGCAAAGAAGAgtaaaaacaaaaaaaaaactattaaGGACCTCCATTCAAGAAAAGGCTCGCGCCTTTACAAGAGTGTATCTCAGTCTCTgcatctttcttccttcgtcAAATTTGACTTCAGAAAAAGAACCAAATCCAAGCAAAAACAAACGTTCCAGCCCCCTTCCCAAAAGGTATCATCTCTCATTGTCATTTCATCATTACAAGACTCGTCAGTTTTGTCTCTCGTCCAAGCTGCAACCATCTTGCCATCATACATCACACGTCCAAATGTCCGTCCGACTAACAGGcatctcctcttcatctgtTCCTTTCTCATccccatttttttttcttgtttgttTACCTCATCGGTTTTAAGCCGCTAGACCTGATCTCGCAAGATGGGGCGGTCGGTAAGGTGCATACCGATCCGCATTTGCATGATCTAGAATCGCCGTTCCCAACGCCGGTGCCGGCGCCGGACCACTGCTCATcaccggcggcgccggcgatGGCGTTATGACCGGCGGTTTGCTCACTGTGTAAGTTGCGCATTGCATTTAGTAGTCATCCTTGACCCTCCGTCCATCGAAGGACTTGCCACTGTTGCTACGGCGGCCCCAGTTGAAAACGCCacgttttcttctttcgctAGGGCCCGTCACGGGGCCGTCTGCGACAACGTGATCGTGACCTTCGGTAGCATAAGTGGCGCGGCGGTTGACATAGTGGTTCTTGTCGCGTTTGAGCATGGCCAAAAGGAACAAGACGGTGCTGATGGCTAAAGCGGCCCAGGCGCCCCAGGCGAAGCCGAAGGCGTACCGACCGAGGTGGGCCTCGCGGCCGTCGCGGTGAAAATGGTTGCGCATCTTAACAAAGGTGGCGCTGTGAGGGGGGGGTTAGTTAGTTACATGATGACTTTTCCATGTATCTCTGTTGCCAACGATTTGTTGGGGTCCACAAGTAAGGGTGCGGGGAAGAAGAATTGGGGTGGGGAGGGGAACAGGTGGGAAAGGGTAGTTGGGGAGCAAACACATACGTCATCAAAGAAACAGCGATACTGAACATAACCAGCGCCAAAGAAGCAATCATTCCCGACACCGCAGCGCCCACGCGTCCCAAACAAGCCAAGAAGCCCGAGAAGAAAGCCAAGGTCTCGAAGAAGAGCGCAAGCAGGAAGAAGACCCAGCCGAAACGCCACATGTACCAGAAGTAATGGCTGGTGGTGTGTCCGCCATACTTGCCCGTAAGACCAGCGGGCGCACCAGCAGGGTTGCTATCCCAGGCATCACCGAGGGGCAGCGCAGGACGGGCGGGGCCGCAGTCCAGGTTGTTGAGGCCGCACACCTTGAAGTATGTCCATTGTGAGACGTCGCGGGCGCCGCTGATACCGCTGGTGTCGGCGCGAAGGAAGTATGTCTGTCGAAGGGGCGAGGTCCGCGTGATGCCGGAGAGGATGACAAACCATaggaggatgagggagatggcgatgaagaagagggagagtaGGGCGAGGAGGGGGCCTATGTTTTGGTAGGGGAAGACCGGTTAGTTACCTGTTGATGGAGTTGAAGATGGCAAGCGGGACGGCGAGTAGTATCAACTTACGAGATTTGTTCATCTTGATGAACTGTTGTCTGTAAAGACTTTTAGATTGATAATAATGGTTGTAACAGGAAGAGTAGGTTGTTATTAGGTTTAAAGGTTGGGAATGCTGTTATAACCACGGGGCACCGTAAGTGTTAGTCAAGATATCGGTGAGAGGGACGGCAGGATCAAagaaaagtggaagagggGCCCGGATCGGATCGACTTACGTCGTCGATGCAGTGCACCTACTTGTACCACCTTATGTACTGACCCAAGACAAGTGATGAAAGCACCCGCGGTTTAGATAGGTTTGTTGCTGAAAGAAATGCGTTGGATAGGTATGTTTGCTGGGTATCCGAAGGGTCGAGAGTATATAAGTGGGAAAATGATAACAGATCAAGGTGGTTCTACCACCCAACGACTTATCACGATACTGAGAACGGCTCTGGGGTATCACAGGGTATTACTTCTGGATGGAATAAGGGTCAAGTTCAAAGACATCAAAATCATATAGAGCTGGAAAACAGTGCGGCTGGAGGGTTTTATGTGGCAATGTtgaagggatggatggaactgTGGCAGATCAGGAAAGGGTCTTCCAACCTCAGATCAAGACATTCGGGGTAGCACCCGAACCGACGTACGTACAGAATCCAATCCCTCGGTCTCATTGACTTCCCGCCAAGCTgagcctacctctaccctacTTACCCACTGATCATCATATGAACGGGTCAGAATGAAGGCTTTGTGGTTGTCGAACTTTTGAGAGTGACAATCATCACGTCTGCTTGGTGGGGACAACGGACGATGCATGACGCAGCGCCTAGAAAAGGCCCAGAGCTCATGGCAGATGCCGACCATCAAATGCTGTTTGCGGGAACCCGCTCCTGCAGTGCAGTCCCGCAGTGCACACCAGGGCAGTGCAGGCCTTCAAGCACCCCCTGCGGCAGCGACCTGGGTCGCCTGGACGTCACTGCgacccttccttcttcctaaAAGAGAAAGTAAAGGGCCCCACTTATCTCTTACGCAGAGAGCATTGACCACCTCATCTTTCCGTCATGGACTGGACCTTTTCTCTCCTGCGCCGCCGACGTcatcctctcttcctccctccatCTTTCCATTAGGTCATCCCTCGCATCCGAATCGGCGACAGCGTCCGGAATTGGGGAACCACGccaagtaggtaggtagtaatgTTGAACAATACTATCAAACTCCGAATGGAAGACTTCATGTGATCTTCATTGGTCTAGTGTATTCCACTGAACCTTTCTTATCTTTGTTTCtgcctttcttttttgtgtgtgtgtcacCCAGAAGCTAAGCAGGTGGGTTTGATGAACGGTTACACTTGCCGAAGCCGACGACAAAGCT includes the following:
- the ncw-6 gene encoding non-anchored cell wall protein 6, variant 2; amino-acid sequence: MNKSRPLLALLSLFFIAISLILLWFVILSGITRTSPLRQTYFLRADTSGISGARDVSQWTYFKVCGLNNLDCGPARPALPLGDAWDSNPAGAPAGLTGKYGGHTTSHYFWYMWRFGWVFFLLALFFETLAFFSGFLACLGRVGAAVSGMIASLALVMFSIAVSLMTATFVKMRNHFHRDGREAHLGRYAFGFAWGAWAALAISTVLFLLAMLKRDKNHYVNRRATYATEGHDHVVADGPVTGPSERRKRGVFNWGRRSNSGKSFDGRRVKDDY